TTTTAAGGTGCATTAAAGCTTTAGCGTGGCTGATGAGAACCTTTGATAGACGCCGTTATTTTGACGCTAAAGCCAATTTGGATTTTGTGTTTGGAGATTCTAAAAGCGAAGAAGAGAAAAAAAGGATCATTAAAAAGGGGTATGAAAATTTTGCTTTCATTATTTTAGAAACCATTAGAGTGATCTTTATCCCTAAGGCTGAATACGACGCTCGTTTCACGCTCATCAATGAAGAAAACGTGTGGAAGTCTTTAAACAAGGAAGGCCAAGCGATCACTTTATGCATGCATTTTGGCTATTGGGAAGCGGTAGGCACGACTTTGGCGCAATATTATAAGGATTATGGTAGGGGGTGTTTGGGGCGTTTGACTAAATTTGCCCCCATCAATCACATGATCATGAGTAGGCGAGAGGCGTTTGGGGTGCGTTTTGTCAATAAAATAGGAGCGATGAAAGAACTCATTAAAATGTATAATCAAGGCAATGGCCTGGTGGGGATTTTAGTGGATCAAAATGTCGTGCCTAAAGATGGGGTGGTGGTGAAATTCTTTAATAAAGACGCTACGCACACCACGATCGCTTCTATTTTATCGCGCCGTTACAATATAGACATCCAGCCGGTATTCATTGATTTTAATGACGATTATTCGCATTACACAGCGACCTATTACGAAAGTATCCGCTCTCAAATCACCGATAACGCTGAGAACGATATTTTAGAATGCACGCAAGCCCAAGCGAGTTTGTGCGAAGAGGTGATTAGAAACCACCCAGAAAGTTATTTTTGGTTCCACAGGCGTTTTAAAAGCACCCACCCTGAAATTTATCAAAGATAGGGTTTTGTTTTACTGAATACTGATCACAAAATGTAAAAAATGCTCAAAGGCATTTTTTAAAAATAAATAGTAAAGAGCTTGATTTTAATCAAGCGATAATTTCTTAAGGCGGTCTTCTTAGGTTAGGGGGATTTTAAGGGGGAGAATTATTTCAAAATACCCCCTATCCCCTTAACAAAATGAGTTTTACTATAAAAATAAAGTTAAAAATCCCATTTTTTTAAAAAAGTTGAAAAGTTTTAGTTATTACCACTCAATGCGAACAAGAGTGGTATTTTTCTAAAAATTCTTTTTTAAAACTCAAAAACCGCTTTTCTAAAATGGCGTTTCTGGCGTTTTTAACCAGCTCTAAATAAAAATGCAAATTGTGCAAACTGGCCAAACGAGCGTAAGTGAGTTCTTTAGCCCTAAAGAGATGGTGCAAATAGGCTTTAGAATAGCGTTTGCAAGCATAACAGGTGCAATTTTCTTCAATAGGGGTATCATCCAATTTATAGGGCGCGTTTTTGATAGAAATCTTGCCAGAATGCGTGAAAAGGGTGGCGTTTCTGGCGTTTCTGGTGGGCATCACGCAATCAAACATGTCCACCCCTAAACTGATAGCGTCTAAAATGTTTTCAGGCGTGCCTACGCCCATTAGGTAGCGAGGCTTGTCTTTAGGGAGCAAGGGGGCGGTGTGCGCGATCGTTTCTAGCATTTCATCTACGCTTTCCCCCACCGCTAAACCGCCTATAGCATAACCATCAAAACCCTCATGCGTTAATCCCACGCTAAGGCTTCGCATTTTCAAATGCGTGCCGCCCTGGATAATGGCAAAAAGGTTGTTGTTAGGGCGGTTTTTTTCTTTGTGGTATTCTAGGCTGAGATTCGCCCATTTAGCGCTTCTTTTAATAGATTCTTCAAGGCGTTTTAGTGGAGCGGGCAAGCCCACTAAATCGTCTAAAACCATCATAATATCGCTATTCAAAGAATATTGAATGTCCAAAACTTTAGCGGGCGTGAATAGATGCTTGCTCCCATCAATATGGGATTTAAAAATAATCCCATCTTCTTGCAATTTGACATTATCGCTCAAGCTGAAGGCTTGAAACCCTCCACTATCGGTTAAAAAACTCCCATGAAATTGAGCGAAACGATGCAAGCCCCCTAATTGTCCAACCACTTTCTCGCCCGGTCTTAAATACATGTGATAGGTGTTGGCTAAAATGAGTTTAGCGCCTAAAATTTCTTGCGCATCTGTAGCGTCTAAAGATTTGATGCAGCCTTGCGTGCCTACGGGCATAAAAACAGGCGTTGTAACTTGAGAATGGGCTAAATTTAAAAGACCAGCTCGCGCGTTATCATCAACAGCTTGGAGTTGAAAATCCATCGTTTAAGCCTTAATCTTGGATATAATGGCGTAATCATTTTTTAGGAAGTTTGGAATTGAAGAAAATCGCCCTTATTTTAGATGGCATTGTAGCAAAAAATTTTTTAGACTTGGTGCTAAGGCATTATTCTAATCATAATTTTTATATAGTGGTTGTCAAAGATGAGAGCCTTATCCCTAAAAATTATCCGAGCACTTTCGCTTTTCATTGTTTTGATGCGACTTCTAGTTTCAGGCTTTTGCAAGTGTTAAACGATGAGGTGAGCGATGCGTTTTTAATCATACAAGATTTTAAAGAACAGCGCATCATTCATAAAATCATTCAAACCCATTTCAAACGCATGCGCGTGGTTTTGAGCGTGAAAAAAGATAGCGAAAAAACCTTAGAAAACAATGAAGAAAATAAAGATGAAAAGCTTATTTTGATTGATGAATTTGAAGTTTTAGCCAATAAATTCATTTCTCGTTTGCCCAATATCCCTAGCACCCCTAGAGAGTTTGGGTTAGGCAAGGGCGAGATCATGGAGATTGATGTGCCTTTTGGGAGCATTTTTGCTTACAGACACATTGGCTCTATCAGGCAAAAAGAATACAGGATTGTAGGGCTTTATCGCAACGATGTTTTGTTGCTCTCCACTAAATCTTTGGTTATCCAGCCACGAGACATTCTTTTAGTGGCGGGTAATCCTGAAATTTTAAACGCGGTGTATCATCAAGTCAAAAGCAACGTGGGGCAGTTCCCAGCCCCCTTTGGTAAGAGCATTTATTTATACATTGATATGCGTTTGCAGAACAGAAAAGCGATGATGCGCGATGTGTATCAAGCCTTGTTTTTGCACAAACATTTAAAGAGCTACAAGCTCTACATTCAGGTTTTACACCCCACTAGCCCTAAGTTTTACCATAAATTTTTAGCGCTAGAAACCGAAAGCATTGAAGTGAATTTTGATTTTTATGGGAAAAGTTTTATCCAAAAACTTCATGAAGACCACCAGAAAAAAATGGGCCTGATCGTGGTAGGCAGAGAGCTTTTTTTATCTAAAAAACACCGAAAAGCCTTGTATAAAACAGCCACTCCGGTTTATAAAACCAACACTTTTGGCTTGTCTAAAACCTCTCAAAGCGTGGTGGTGTTGAATGAAAGCTTGGATATTAATGAGGACATGTCTTCAGTGATCTTTGATGTGTCTATGCAAATGGATTTGGGCTTGTTGCTCTATGATTTTGACCCTAACAAGCGCTATAAAAACGAGATTGTTAATCATTATGAAAATTTAGCCAACGCACTCAACCGCAAGATTGAGATTTTCCAAACCGATATTAGAAATCCTATCATGTATCTCAATTCTTTAAGAAATCCCATTTTGCATTTCATGCCTTTTGAAGAGTGCATCACGCACACGCGCTTTTGGTGGTTTTTATCCACTAAAGTGGAAAAATTAGCGTTTTTAAACGATGATAACCCTCAAATTTTTATCCCTGTAGCGGAGTGAAAGAATGCAAGAAATTTTAATCCCTTTAAAAGAAAAAAGCTATAAGGTGTTTTTGGGGGAACTGCCCAAAATAAAATTGAAGCAAAAAGCCCTCATCATTAGCGATAGCATCGTATCTGGGTTGCATTTATCGTATTTATTAGAGCGCTTGAAAGCCTTAGAAGTCAGAGTGTGCGTGATAGAGTCCGGAGAAAAATACAAAAACTTGAATTCACTAGAGCGCATTTTAAACAACGCCTTTGAAATGCAATTAAACCGCCATTCTTTAATGATAGCCCTTGGTGGGGGAGTCATAAGCGATATGGTGGGGTTTGCGAGCAGTATTTATTTTAGGGGGATTGATTTTATTAATATCCCTACGACTTTGCTCGCTCAAGTGGATGCGAGCGTGGGGGGGAAAACAGGGATCAATACGCCTTATGGCAAAAACTTAATCGGATCGTTCCACCAGCCTAGAGCGGTTTATATTGATTTAGCTTTTTTAAAAACCCTTGAAAAAAGGGAATTTCAAGCAGGGGTGGCTGAAATCATTAAAATGGCGGTGTGTTTTGATAAAAGCTTGGTAGAAAGATTGGAAACAAAGGATTTAAAAGATTGTTTAGAAGAAGTAATCTTTCAAAGCGTTTATATCAAAGCTCAAGTCGTTGTTCAAGATGAAAAAGAGCAAAATATCAGAGCCGGGTTGAATTACGGGCATACCTTTGGGCATGCGATAGAAAAAGAGACTGATTATGAGCGATTTTTGCATGGCGAAGCGATCGCTATTGGCATGCGCATGGCTAATGATTTAGCCCTTTCTTTAGGCATGCTCACTTTAAAAGAATACGAACGCATAGAAAATTTATTGAAAAAATTTGATTTGATATTCCATTACAAAATCATTGATCTTCAAAAATTTTACGAACGCTTGTTTTTAGACAAAAAAAGCGAGGATAAGACAATCAAATTCATTCTGCCCAAAGGCATTGGAGCGTTTGAGGTTGCCTCTCATATCCCTAAAGAAACGATTTTAAAGGTGTTAGAAAAATGGCATTAAGGGTATTGTTATTCTTTTGTTTTTTGTTTTTACAAGCAGAAGATAAAAGCCAAGAGCTATTGTCCATACAAAAACAAATGGCTTTGGTGGATAAAAAACTCGCCAAAGACGATAACGTGTGGTTGAAAAAATTTGAAAACTACAAGATCTACAACCAAATTTATACCGAAAAAGAGAGCGTGAGACAGGAATTAAGGCGTTTAAAAAACAAAAAAAGCAAGGATTTATTAAAGATTAGCACCTTAGAGCACACCCTAAAGGCTTTAGAATCCCAGCAAAAAATGTTTGAAAGCTATGGGGTCAATCCTTTTAAGGACTTGATAGAGCGCCCCAATATCCCCAATATCCCTAATATCGCTAACCCTATTGCGATCATTGATGGCATTTCTTTCATTAAAAGCATGCGTTTAAAGCATGAAAGTCTCAAAAGCAATCAGACTGCTTTAGAAGAAGTTTTAAAGCTTTTAGATCAAAAGCACCAGCTTTTAAATCAGTGGCATGCTTTGGATAAAAGCGCGAAACTAAGCGATGAGATTTATCAAACTCAAGCCAAACGCCTGGAATTGCAAGGGGCTCAAAACATTTTAAAAACCACGATTGGGATTTTCCAAAAAGACAGCGATGAGGCTATAAGCATTGTTAAATCTCAAGTTAAAAACCAGCTTTTTAAATTGGTTTATGTGTTTTTAGCGGCGCTTTTGAGCGTGGTGTTTGCGTGGATTTTAAAAATCATTTCCAGTAAATACATTGAAAATAATGAGCGCGTCTATACCGTGAATAAAGCCATTAACTTCGTGAATGTGAGCGTGATCATTTTAATTTTTCTTTTTTCTTATTTAGAAAATGTTACTTACTTGGTCACGGTTTTAGGCTTTGCGAGTGCGGGTTTAGCGATTGCGATGAAAGATTTGTTCATGAGCTTGCTTGGGTGGTTTATTATTTTGATTGGGGGGAGCGTGCATGTGGGCGATAGGGTGCGTATCGCTAAGGGGACGGATATTTTTATTGGCGATGTGTTGGATATTTCTATGTTGCACATTACGATTTTAGAAGATGTAACCTTTACCACTTATACGAACAACAGGAGAGCGGGCCGGATTATTTTTGTGCCTAATAATTATATTTTCACCACCATGTTCGCTAATTACAGCCATTTTGGGATGAAAACGGTTTGGGATGGCGTGGATTTTTGCGTTACATTTGATTCTGATTTTAAAAAAGCTTCTAAAATTGCGCTCAACATCGCTACAGAATTGTCTAAAGAATACACGGATATTACCTATAAACAGCTCAATAAAATGCGCGACCGGTATTCTTTAAGGAGTTTGAGTGTGAAGCCTCGATGCTTTTTGATGCCTGAAAATAACGGGATAAAAATCTCGGTGTGGTATCAAACCAATTCGTATGCGACCATGTCTTTAAGGAGCAAGATTGTGGCTGAAATCGTTGAAGCTTTTTTGAAAGAAGAAAATATCCATATCGCTTATACGACCAGCAAGTTGCTTAAAGTGGATGCTGATTTTTTAGGCGATGGTTTTGGGAATAAAAGGGAACAAAAATGAAAAAAGTCTATTTCAAAACCTTTGGGTGCAGGACGAATCTTTTTGACACGCAAGTGATGGGCGAGAATTTGAAGGATTTTAGCGCGACCTTAGAAGAACAAGAAGCCGATATTATTGTGATCAATTCTTGCACCGTGACTAATGGGGCCGATAGCGCGGTAAGGAGTTACGCTAAAAAAATGGCGCGATTGGATAAGGAAGTGCTATTTACCGGCTGTGGGGTGAAAACCCAAGGCAAAGAGCTTTTTGAAAAAGGGTTTTTGAAGGGCGTTTTTGGGCATGACAATAAAGAAAAGATTAACGCGCTTTTACAAGAAAAAAAGCGTTTTTTTATAGATGACAATTTAGAAAACAAGCACTTAGACACCACGATGGTGAGCGAGTTTGTGGGAAAAACTAGAGCGTTTATCAAGATCCAAGAAGGCTGTGATTTTGATTGCAATTATTGCATTATCCCAAGCGTGAGAGGGAGGGCTAGGAGTTTTGAAGAGAGGAAAATTTTAGAGCAAGTGGGCCTTTTATGCTCTAAAGGGGTTCAAGAAGTGGTTCTAACCGGCACCAATGTGGGGAGCTATGGGAAGGATAGAGGAAGCAATATCGCGCAATTGATTAAAAAATTAAGCCAGATTGCTGGATTAAAACGCATAAGGATTGGGAGCTTAGAGCCTAATCAAATCAACGATGAATTTTTAGAACTTTTAGAAGAGGATTTTTTAGAAAAACATTTGCATATCGCTTTACAGCACAGCCATGATTTCATGCTAGAGAGGATGAACCGAAGAAACCGCACCAAAAGCGATAGGGAATTATTAGAGGCAATCGCTTCTAAGAATTTTGCTATTGGCACGGATTTTATT
The Helicobacter pylori genome window above contains:
- a CDS encoding mechanosensitive ion channel family protein; this translates as MALRVLLFFCFLFLQAEDKSQELLSIQKQMALVDKKLAKDDNVWLKKFENYKIYNQIYTEKESVRQELRRLKNKKSKDLLKISTLEHTLKALESQQKMFESYGVNPFKDLIERPNIPNIPNIANPIAIIDGISFIKSMRLKHESLKSNQTALEEVLKLLDQKHQLLNQWHALDKSAKLSDEIYQTQAKRLELQGAQNILKTTIGIFQKDSDEAISIVKSQVKNQLFKLVYVFLAALLSVVFAWILKIISSKYIENNERVYTVNKAINFVNVSVIILIFLFSYLENVTYLVTVLGFASAGLAIAMKDLFMSLLGWFIILIGGSVHVGDRVRIAKGTDIFIGDVLDISMLHITILEDVTFTTYTNNRRAGRIIFVPNNYIFTTMFANYSHFGMKTVWDGVDFCVTFDSDFKKASKIALNIATELSKEYTDITYKQLNKMRDRYSLRSLSVKPRCFLMPENNGIKISVWYQTNSYATMSLRSKIVAEIVEAFLKEENIHIAYTTSKLLKVDADFLGDGFGNKREQK
- a CDS encoding lipid A biosynthesis lauroyl acyltransferase, producing MTYKERLIHEKILNQNDKGFKTELRILSIFIVESLVNILGFILAKMPHSWFLRCIKALAWLMRTFDRRRYFDAKANLDFVFGDSKSEEEKKRIIKKGYENFAFIILETIRVIFIPKAEYDARFTLINEENVWKSLNKEGQAITLCMHFGYWEAVGTTLAQYYKDYGRGCLGRLTKFAPINHMIMSRREAFGVRFVNKIGAMKELIKMYNQGNGLVGILVDQNVVPKDGVVVKFFNKDATHTTIASILSRRYNIDIQPVFIDFNDDYSHYTATYYESIRSQITDNAENDILECTQAQASLCEEVIRNHPESYFWFHRRFKSTHPEIYQR
- the aroB gene encoding 3-dehydroquinate synthase; this translates as MQEILIPLKEKSYKVFLGELPKIKLKQKALIISDSIVSGLHLSYLLERLKALEVRVCVIESGEKYKNLNSLERILNNAFEMQLNRHSLMIALGGGVISDMVGFASSIYFRGIDFINIPTTLLAQVDASVGGKTGINTPYGKNLIGSFHQPRAVYIDLAFLKTLEKREFQAGVAEIIKMAVCFDKSLVERLETKDLKDCLEEVIFQSVYIKAQVVVQDEKEQNIRAGLNYGHTFGHAIEKETDYERFLHGEAIAIGMRMANDLALSLGMLTLKEYERIENLLKKFDLIFHYKIIDLQKFYERLFLDKKSEDKTIKFILPKGIGAFEVASHIPKETILKVLEKWH
- the mtaB gene encoding tRNA (N(6)-L-threonylcarbamoyladenosine(37)-C(2))-methylthiotransferase MtaB — translated: MKKVYFKTFGCRTNLFDTQVMGENLKDFSATLEEQEADIIVINSCTVTNGADSAVRSYAKKMARLDKEVLFTGCGVKTQGKELFEKGFLKGVFGHDNKEKINALLQEKKRFFIDDNLENKHLDTTMVSEFVGKTRAFIKIQEGCDFDCNYCIIPSVRGRARSFEERKILEQVGLLCSKGVQEVVLTGTNVGSYGKDRGSNIAQLIKKLSQIAGLKRIRIGSLEPNQINDEFLELLEEDFLEKHLHIALQHSHDFMLERMNRRNRTKSDRELLEAIASKNFAIGTDFIVGHPGESGSVFEKAFKNLENLPLTHIHPFIYSKRKDTPSSLMHDSVSLEDSKKRLNAIKDLIFHKNKAFRKLQLKLNTPLKALVEAQKDGEFKALDQFFNLIKIKSDKPLRASFLEIKEYEIKERENHAVF
- a CDS encoding COG3400 family protein; the encoded protein is MKKIALILDGIVAKNFLDLVLRHYSNHNFYIVVVKDESLIPKNYPSTFAFHCFDATSSFRLLQVLNDEVSDAFLIIQDFKEQRIIHKIIQTHFKRMRVVLSVKKDSEKTLENNEENKDEKLILIDEFEVLANKFISRLPNIPSTPREFGLGKGEIMEIDVPFGSIFAYRHIGSIRQKEYRIVGLYRNDVLLLSTKSLVIQPRDILLVAGNPEILNAVYHQVKSNVGQFPAPFGKSIYLYIDMRLQNRKAMMRDVYQALFLHKHLKSYKLYIQVLHPTSPKFYHKFLALETESIEVNFDFYGKSFIQKLHEDHQKKMGLIVVGRELFLSKKHRKALYKTATPVYKTNTFGLSKTSQSVVVLNESLDINEDMSSVIFDVSMQMDLGLLLYDFDPNKRYKNEIVNHYENLANALNRKIEIFQTDIRNPIMYLNSLRNPILHFMPFEECITHTRFWWFLSTKVEKLAFLNDDNPQIFIPVAE
- the tgt gene encoding tRNA guanosine(34) transglycosylase Tgt — its product is MDFQLQAVDDNARAGLLNLAHSQVTTPVFMPVGTQGCIKSLDATDAQEILGAKLILANTYHMYLRPGEKVVGQLGGLHRFAQFHGSFLTDSGGFQAFSLSDNVKLQEDGIIFKSHIDGSKHLFTPAKVLDIQYSLNSDIMMVLDDLVGLPAPLKRLEESIKRSAKWANLSLEYHKEKNRPNNNLFAIIQGGTHLKMRSLSVGLTHEGFDGYAIGGLAVGESVDEMLETIAHTAPLLPKDKPRYLMGVGTPENILDAISLGVDMFDCVMPTRNARNATLFTHSGKISIKNAPYKLDDTPIEENCTCYACKRYSKAYLHHLFRAKELTYARLASLHNLHFYLELVKNARNAILEKRFLSFKKEFLEKYHSCSH